The stretch of DNA GGGGAAGTCATGGGGAAAGATACGACACTCGAGAAAGCATTGTATAAAGGCCTGGTCGCAGCCGGCATGGAGATCAAAGGCCACGGTTCCGTCCTGATGACCGTTGCGGATAAAGACAAAGAAGAAACAATCGGCTTGGCAAAACGCTTCCGGAATATCGGCTATCATATTTTGGCGACGGAAGGAACGGCAAAAGCATTGAAAAAAGCCGGAATCTCTGTGGAAACCGTCGAGAAAATCGGTTCGGAAGGACCAGATTTGCTCGATGTCATTCAAAAAGGGGAAGCGCAATTCATCATCAATACGTTAACGAAAGGGAAACAACCGGAACGTGACGGCTTCCGGATCCGCCGGGAAGCGGTGGAAAACGGCGTTCCATGTTTCACTTCCTTGGATACTGCGGAAGCGACTCTCCAAGTAATCGAATCGATGACATTCCAAATGGAGGAAATGCCGAAGCAGGAGGTACCAGTATGATTATGCAAGACCGAATGACGGTGACAAGCCAACAGCGATTGGCAAAAGCAATATTTGAAATAAAACTAACAGGAAGATTGGTCGGGGAAATTGCTTCCCCCGGCCAGTTTGTCCATATCCGCGTTTCGGATTCATTTGAACCGTTATTACGGCGTCCGATTTCTATCGCTTCGATCAATCGGGAAGCGGAGGAAATGACACTTATATACCGTGCTGAAGGAAGAGGGACATCATTGCTGTCACAAAAACGTGTCGGGGATGAAGTTGATGTGCTCGGTCCGCTCGGCAACGGTTTTTCTGTGGACGAAACCGCTGCGGGAGAAACGGCAATCTTGATTGGCGGAGGAATCGGAGTGCCGCCGTTATATGAATTGTCGAAGCAATTGACGGCAAAAGGCGTAAATTGTATTCATGTCCTCGGTTTTCAAAGTGCAGACGTTGTTTTTTATGAGGAAGAATTCAATATGCTGGGTGAAACTTACATCGTTACGGTTGATGGGTCTAAAGGGACGAAGGGCTTTGTGACGAATGTCATGACCGAGCTTCCCAATGACTTCGCTACGTATTATAGTTGCGGGCCAATGCCAATGCTGGATGCGGTGCAAAAAATGTACGAAGGCAAAAAAGGGTTCCTTTCATTTGAACAGCGGATGGGTTGCGGAATCGGTGCTTGTTTTGCTTGCGTATGTCAAACGACGGAAGAGACGGACAAGGCATATATCAAGGTATGCTCGGACGGTCCGGTCTTCCCGGCAGGGGTGGTGGCGATATGAACAGATTATCAGTGGAATTGCCGGGGATGCAGTTGAAGAATCCGATCATGCCGGCTTCCGGATGCTTCGGTTTCGGGAAAGAATACGGCCAATTATATGATCTGTCGAAACTTGGCGCAATCATGATCAAGGCGACGACGCTCGAAACGAGATTCGGCAATCCGACGCCGCGTGTGGCGGAAACGGCGGCGGGCATGCTGAACGCCATCGGACTGCAAAACCCGGGCTTGCACGGAGTTATGGAAAACGAACTGCCGTGGCTGGAGCAATTCGATGTGCCGATCATCGCCAATGTTGCCGGAACGGAAACAGAGGATTATGTAGAAGTGGCCAAGACGATTTCCACCGCTCCGAATGTCCAAGCGTTGGAATTGAACATCTCTTGCCCGAATGTAAAATGCGGAGGGATTACGTTTGGTACGGATCCGCAGCAGGCGCATGATTTGACGGCTGCGGTAAAGCAAGTTTCCGAAGTGCCGGTCTATGTAAAACTGTCGCCTAATGTGACGGATGTAAAAGAAATTGCACTGGCGGTGGAAGAAGCCGGCGCGGACGCCATCACGATGATCAACACACTCGTCGGCATGCGATTGGACCAGAAGACAGGACGCCCGATCATCGCCAACTTGACAGGAGGCTTGTCGGGCCCAGCGGTCAAACCGGTCGCCATCCGGATGGTGTATGAAGTGAGCCAAGTCGTCAATATTCCGATCATCGGCATGGGGGGCGTGGCGGAAGTGGAAGATGTCATTGATTTCCTTTCAGCTGGAGCGAGTGCCGTGGCAATCGGAACGGCCAACTTCGTCAATCCTTTCGTCTGTCCGGAAATCATCGATCAATTGCCTGCGAAGTTGGATGAACTCGGCGTAGACCACATTTCGGAACTGGTGGGAAGGAGTCACCGACTATGAAAACATCTCCGATTATTGCCCTCGATTTCGATTCCGCTGAAAAGACGTTAGCGTTTTTGAAGGCGTTTGAAGGCGACCTCAATGTAAAAGTAGGCATGGAACTGTATTACAAAGAGGGGCCTGCCATTGTGGCCAAGCTGAAAGAGGCAGGCTATGGCATCTTCCTTGATTTGAAACTGCATGATATTCCAAACACTGTCATGTCTGCGATGGCCGTGCTGGCCGGGATGGGCGTCGATCTCGTCAACGTCCATGCGGCTGGCGGAAAACGGATGATGGAAGCCGCGTTGGAAGGGCTAGATAAAGGGACGCCGGCAGGTTCGAAACGTCCATCGCTTATCGCAGTTACACAGCTGACCTCCACGGATGAACGTCAAGTCCGGGAAGAGCAATTGATCGGAGTCCCGCTGAAAGAATCGGTCCTGCATTATGCCAAGCTGGCAAAAGAGGCCGGGTTGGAAGGGGTCGTCTGCTCGGTACATGAAGCGGGGGCCATTTCAGATACTTGTGGTCCATCGTTCTTCAAGGTGACCCCGGGCATCCGGATGGCGGATGGCGGACAACATGATCAGAAACGGATTGCTACACCTGATGAGGCGAAAAAAGCCGGTTCGACTCATATCGTCGTCGGACGGGCCATCACGGGAGCGGCCGATCCGCGTACGGCTTACGAACGCGTCAATGCCTTATGGAAAGGGACGGATTGATATATGGAAAAGAAAGATATAGCGAAAATTCTCTTGAATGTCGGGGCGGTGGCGTTAAGTCCCCAAGATCCATTCACTTGGGCTTCGGGAATCAAGTCTCCTATCTATTGTGATAATCGGTTGACGATGTCCGATCCGGTTGGCCGGAAACAGATTGCGGAAGGCCTGGCCAACCTTGTTCGAGAAAATTATCCGGAGACAACGGTCATTGCAGGAACGGCAACGGCCGGTATTCCGCATGCCGCATGGGTCGCCGATATTCTCGGATTGCCGATGGTATATATCCGTTCCAAAGCGAAAGGCCACGGACGCAGTCGGCAGATTGAAGGGAAAATCGCGGATACGGACAAAGCCGTCATTATTGAAGATTTGATTTCCACTGGCGGCAGCAGCTTGAATGCAGCCGAAGCCCTTCGTTCGGAAGGGGTCGAGGTGACAGGCATCGTATCGATTTTCACTTACGAACTGCAGAAGGCGGATGAAGCGTTTGCATCTGCTGGTTTGACGTACAACAGTTTGACAGATTTCGGTGCGTTGACCGAGGCTGCCTCGGAAAGCGGTGCCATCAGCGAGGATTCGATTGGAGAGTTGCTCGAATGGCATGGGAAATTGAAACAAGGATTATTGCAATAAAAAGAAGTCATTCCGCCAAGGAGAAGCCGGGCGGAATGGCTTTTTTATATCGATGAAATATTACAGATTTTAGGGTAAGTGATTTTTTATTGTAAGATATACTCCGTCTTGGAACTGAAGCAATGGAACAACTTAAAAGAGGACAAAGATGAAGATGGATATTATGATGCAGAAATTGCAATATTCTTTGACGTGTGGTGGAGCGGGCCGCATGAAAAAATATTTGGTGAAACGCTTGAAGAGGTTGCAAAGATGACCAATGGAATTAAGCAGGCTGCCCTCTCAATAAATCCCAATGTATGATATTATGAAAATAATAGGTAATTCGATATGGGAGGATGGATTTAGATGAAGAAGGCGGTAACGGTTCAGGCGAATACGGTGGAAGAAGCTATTCAACAAGCATTGGATATTATTGGCCTGCCAGTCGAGCAAGTTCATGTGGAAGTGATTACGAATCCGGGGCGGCGGTTGATGGGGTTTCGTAAGGTGATGGCGAAAGTGACGGTCACGGAATTGGAAGCCGGCCCGACGGATGAGTCATATGCCGAATTGGCTGCCATCGTGGATGACGTGTTAGCCACCGATCACTCAGGTGGCGACAATCACCGCCCCACCCCGATCGTGCAGTCGGCTAAATCTTCATTCGGCGTGAAACTGAACGACGGCGAACTGCAATTTCTTTTCGATGAAGCACAGTATCCCGTCCTCGTTCCGGATGATTCCGTCCAGCTTTTCGTGAATGGGGAACAGAAGAAGGAGAAGACAGTCATTTCGCCGACGGATGCAGTCACTGTCACATTATGCGATGAACTCATCCCTCCGCAATATTCCATCCAACTGATCGAACAGGAGATGATTGCTCTCTTGCATTTTACGCCGGGGAAACGGGTTCGGCGTACGTTAGCCGACACTGATTGGCAGGCTCAATTACATATTAAAGCGGAGGAAGAGATCGAGTATTACAATAATGTGGAACCCCAAGAGATCGTAGATGAACTGAAGGAATTGGGCATCCAGCAGGGGCTTTTATTCCCGGCTATCAAAAAAGTGACAGCTGTGAATAAATCTTATGAACTCATCGTGGCGAAAGGTACCTTGCCCGTCGAAGGGACGGATGGAGATCTGGAGGTCCATATCCAATACGAGGAATACGATCCAGATAGCGAGGAGAAGGTCGATTTCCGTGAAATGAACGCCATCATGAATGTCCGGGAAGGGCAAGTCATCGCGACCCATATTCCGCCAGTTCCCGGAACGGAAGGCCGGAATCTGCTGGGGAAACCGATTCCCGTCAAGCCGGTCCGCGATATCCATCTGAGACTCGGAAAAAATGTCAAACAAGTGGGCCAAGATATTGTTGCGGCCGTTTCAGGGAAGCCGTCGCTGGATTGGCGAGAGAAGTTGGTGAAAATTGATGTCCATCACGAGTTCCATCACCCGGGAGAAGTCGATTTGGAGAGTGGGAACATTCGGTTTGAAGGGGATGTTCGAATCGGTGGAAATGTGATGCCGTCCATGTTTGTCAGAGCGACGGGGACGATTTATATCGGGGGGACTGTCACTAAAGCGACGGTCCATGCCATTCAATCCGCTTTTATCCGAGGAAATGTGCTCTCTTCCACAATCAGTGTCGGGGAACAGGAAGTCGTGATCAGTGAACTTGTCGCCGACTTGAAACATGTTGTAACGATGATGGAACAGATCCGGATGGCGATCCAACAAGTCTTGATTATCCGCGGGAATGAAGAGGGGGAGATAAACCCGTCCGAGGTAAAGCGTCTCATTTATTTATTGATGGAAAAGAAATACTCGCGCTTCGAGGAACTGAATAAGCGGTTCATCCAAAATGTCAAAGAGCATGCAGATCATTTGACGGAGGAATGGACGAGCATAGCAAATCGTTTCTATGATGCTTTCGTCAATCCGTTGAAAGAGAGTTTGGAAGGCTTGGCGGGATTCGGAATGCTGATCGAGGATGCACAACTGCTCATTGAAATTTATGGTGCCGAGGCTTCACCCCAAAATGAGCTAGTGCTTCCATATGCCATTAACAGCACTTTATTCAGCAACGGAAATATCAAGGTCACTTCGAAAGGGGTCTATCATAGTTCGTTGAAGGCGAAACGTGATATTACAATTAAAGGGGTCTGCCGAGGGGGCGAAATTATAGCAGAGAATCTGATCACCTTGCAGGAAACGGGTTCCGAAACGCCTGTCAAGACGGTCGTTAAAACGGGCAGGACCGGAAGGATTAAAATCGGTCTCGCCTATGCAGGGACCGAAATTCAAGTGGGACCTAGAAAGCATATATTCTCTAAAAATGGACATTCGATAGTTGCCCGCTTGAATGGAGAGGATGAACTGGTGTTATATTAACCGCTAGCCATACTATTTACACCGTCCAGCGATCATGGATGCAGCGAAAAAGCATGGGCGGGATGTTTAATTCCGTCCCGCTTTCGCTCCTCTGAAATCTTATGGGCGTATGTCTTGACCAGTCCGAAGTATGGATCTTTTTTGTCATCATCCAACCGGCTCATCGGAAAATAGATTCCGATCGTAGTCGCAGGTTCTGTTCCATGATCCCAAATAGGTGCTGCTACCCCACCGGCATCGGACGTCCGTTCCCCATGACTGATGGAAAAGCCTGCATCCTGCATCCTGACTCCATGATAAAATGAAAAAACAGGGGAGTGAAGCAGTACCATCACTCCCCCGTTATGATTCTCACTTCTTCAACCTTCGCACGACATCCTCGTCAGGCGTCACAAACATCGTATTTTGTTCGAAATAAATGACAAATCCCGGCTTCGCCCCGCTCGGCTTTTTGACGTGCCGGATCTGTGTAAAGTCGACGGGCACCGAGGAGGATTCCCGGGCTTTGCTGAAATAGGCGGCTAATATCGCGGCTTCCTGGATCGTCTGTTCATCCGGTTCGCTAGTATGGACGACAACATGGGATCCGGGGATATCCTTCGTATGGAGCCAGAGATGGTCCCGTGCAGCCAATTTGAATGTCACATGATCATTTTGCTTATTGTTCTTCCCGACGGAAATCGGGATACCGGTTGAAGACATATAGGCTTCCGGGGCAGGTTTTTTCGGTTTAGCCTTCTTTTTCAACTTGCGGGCCCGCATGAATCCAAGTTCCGCGAGCTCTTCACGTATTTCTTCGATATCTTCTGGGGATGCTTGCAATACTTGCTGTTTGACCATTTCGAAGTAATCGATGTCTTCCTTCGCTTTTTCCAATTGCTCGGCAATCATGACCAATGCTGTCTTCGCTTTCGTATAGCGTGCGTAATAGCGTTGGGCATTGTCGATCGGTGATTTTCGCGGGTCGAGCGGAATGGTGACCGTCGTCCCTTCCTCGTAGTAATTTTCGACTGTCGCTTCCGTCGCACCTTTTTGGATGGCGTAGCTATTGGCTGTCAACAGTTCGCCGAATAGCTGGAATTTGTCTAGTTGGCCCGCTGCATCTTGTTCTTTCTGAAGCTTTTTCATCTTCAGTGTCAATTTCGCGATTTCATTATCGAGCCAGCGTTCCAGATCGGCGGCCTGTGACTTCACCCGTTCTCTTTCAGCCCGGGCGAAATACACTTTGTCGAGCAAGTCGCCGAGCGTATTGAATTCCGCAACGGTCCGATCGGCATAGGTGAGTGCTACGGCAGAAAAGACTGTTTTAGCTCCGGTTTCCGAAATGTTCGGCGAGCCGTTTTGATTGGTGAACGATTCCAGAAATTCCGTGAACACCTCATATTTTTCACTGGCTGCAACAGCATTCAGACGGTGAAGCAATTCTGTCGCAGTGACGGGGGAGAACCCGGCCAAAGCGCCGACAATATCCCGTGCGTTTTCGAATTTCGGAAGCGAGGATAGGAATTCTTCCTGTGAGACAGCAAACGGATCCGCCTTGTCCTGGGACGGCGCCGGGATGTAAGGCTGCCCGGGCAATACGGTCCGGTAGCTATTTACGGATGGCGGCAGATGCTTCATACTGTCAATGATCAAATCGCGGTCCGGATCGACCAACAGCAGATTGCTGTGCCGCCCCATGATTTCGATGACGAGTTTCCGATTGATATCGTCTCCGATTTCATTTTTCGCCCGGATATCAAACGAGATGATACGGTCGTTCCCGAATTGTTCGATGGAGCGGATCATCCCGCCTTCCAGATGTTTGCGCAACACCATGCAGAACATCGGCGGTTCGGCTGGATTGGAGATGACTTCGTCAGTCAATTGGATACGGGAATAGGAAGGGTGGATCGAAATCAGGAGCTTATGATTCTGCCCATCGGCGCGGATGAGAAGGACAATTTCTTGCGTGTTCGGTTGGTGGACTTTGGAAATGCGGCCGTTATTCAGCACCTGCAGTTCCCCGGCCATCGCTTTTGTGAATAAACCATCAAATGCCATGTGGATTCCTCTTTCAATTCATTTTCTCCATTTTAGCATTATAGGTGGGAGTTATGGTACAATATGAACAGATTAGGTGGATTCAAATAGCGTCATCCATTGAAAATCAGAACAGGATAGAAGAGGGATTGCATGTATAAAAAACGAGGGCTGTTAATTGTCCTATCGGGACCTTCCGGCGTTGGTAAAGGGACGGTCCGGAAAGAGCTTTTTACACAACCTGATACGAACTACGAATACTCCATCTCGATGACGACAAGGAGCCCCCGTGAAGGCGAAGTGGACGGCGTCGATTATTTCTTTAAATCACGTGATGAATTCGAGAAATTGATCGAAGAAGGAAAGCTGCTGGAGTATGCCGAATATGTCGGGAATTATTACGGCACCCCGCTCGACTATGTCAATGAAACACTCGATGCCGGAAGGGATGTCTTTTTGGAGATCGAAGTGATCGGGGCTGCCCAAGTACGCTCCAAAGTGCCGGATGGTCTATTCATCTTCCTGGCGCCGCCAAGCCTGTCCGAGCTCGAGACGCGTCTGATCGGCAGAGGGACCGAAGAGTCGGATGTCATCGCGTCCCGTGTTGCGAAAGCTCGGGAAGAACTCGAAATGATGAATCTATACGATTATGTCGTGGAAAATGACGAAGTGTCGAAAGCGTGCGATCGCATCAATGCCATTGTCATCGCGGAGCATTGCCGCCGGGAACGCGTAGAGAAACGTTATTTACATATGTTGGAGGTTGAAAAGCAATGTTAAATCCATCGGTCGATTCTTTGAAAGGTAAAATCGATTCCAAGTATACGCTCGTCACGCTCGCAGCGAAGCGCGCGCGTGAAATGCAGGAGGAAGGAAACAAACTGCTGCATTCGTACCAATCCAAAAAGAACGTGGGCAAGGCGTTGGAGGAAGTGGCTGCGGGCGTTTTGAAAAAACAGAAGCAGGATGATTCCATCGTCTACGAAGACGAAATTTGACCTGCACCATTCATAATGTAGCGTGACACTCCCTTAGAAACGAGTTTTTCTTGGGGAGTTTGTCATTTTTAGAAAGGAAGAGAAGGATGCTGGATAATAAAAAAATTCTTCTATGTGTGACGGGGGGGATCGCTGTCTACAAGGCGGTGGCGCTCGTCAGCAAACTGTCACAGGCAGGAGCGGATGTGAGAGTGATGATGACCGGATCCGCAATGGAATTTGTGACGCCGCTTTCATTCCAGGCGATGTCCCGCAATGATGTTTATTTCGATACGTTTGATGAAAAGGATTCCCGGGTGATTGCCCATATCGATCTTGCGGATTGGGCTGATCTAGTCATCGTTGCACCCGCTACAGCCAACGTCATCGGAAAGCTCGCACACGGCATAGCGGATAATATGGTGACGACGACCTTGCTAGCGACGACCGCGGAAGTGTGGATCGCACCCGCGATGAATGTCCATATGTATGAAAATAAAGCAGTCGTCCGAAATATCGCCCGTCTTCATGAGGACGGATATCGGTTCATCGAGCCGTCGGAAGGATTCCTTGCTTGCGGTTACGTCGGAAAAGGCCGCTTGGAAGAGCCTGAGAAAATCGTTGCTCTCGTCGAGGAGAGATTCCAATCGAAGCGCGCCCCCCTTCCGCTTTCCGGTAAAAAGGTCGTCATCACAGCCGGGCCGACCCGGGAACGGATCGATCCGGTCCGCTACGTATCCAACTTCTCCACCGGCAAGATGGGCTATGCGATGGCGGAAGCGGCGGCCGCACTCGGGGCCGATACGGTACTCATTTCCGGCCCGGTCGGTTTGCCGAAACCCACGGGAGTGCGGGTGATTGACATCGAGAGCGCCGCGGAAATGTTCAAAGCGGTGAAATCGGAATACGATGACGCTTATATGGTCATCAAATCGGCAGCCGTTGCGGATTATCGTCCGAAAGAAATCCACCCTCAGAAAATGAAAAAGCAATCGGGCGATTCGAATATCGAGTTGGAACGAACAGTCGATATTTTAAAAACGCTCGGTGAAATGAAAACGGATCAGCTGTTGGTCGGCTTTGCGGCAGAAACCCAGCGAGCGGTGGAGTATGGGAAAGGAAAACTGGAAAGCAAGAACTTGGATTATATCATCGTCAACGATGTGACGGATCCTGATGCCGGATTCGGAAAAGATACGAACGTCGTCACTCTCCTCTCCAAGAACGGTTTGCATCAGCCATTCCAGGCGATGCCGAAAAAAGAACTGGCTACATTGTTACTTGAAACGATCATACGCGAAGAAAGTGAAACGATCCATGATCGCTGAAGTGATTGTCGATGTGGCAGCGTATCCGATCGATCGTCCTTTCGATTATTTGGTACCTCCGAATTGGGAATCGGTGATTGAACCGGGTTCCCGGGTTAAAGTGCCGTTCGGTCCACGGAAGGTGCTTGGCTATATAACCGGATTGAAGGCGGAAAGTGATCTGGATATGGCTAAGCTGAAGCCGATCGATGAATTGATCGATTTGGAACCGGTCATTTCAAAAGAAATGCTCCATTTGGCAAAATGGCTGGCGAATGAAACACTTTCTTATGAAATCGATGCTCTTCAAGTGATGATGCCCGCTGCAATGCGAGCGAAATATGAAAAATTCATCGTCGTCAAACGGGAAGAGTTCATTGACGATGAAGGATTTCTGAATCTCATTGCGGGGCGGAAGAGGGTTCCGATGAAAGAGGCGGTGTCATCCGGATTTGTGAATCTATTAAAGAGGTACGTAGAGTCAGGTGCTATTGTAGTCGACACGATTGTCCGCCAGCAGACTGCGATGAAAAAAGAGCGTGCCATCCGGATAGCGGATGCCGAAACGCTCTTGAAAATACGGGAGACCATCCATGCGAACGCAAAGAAACAAGCCGAACTGCTAGATTGGATGCTGACGCATGCCGGGGAAACGGTATGGGCGAAAGACCTTGTTGAGAAATCGGGCATCGAGCCGGCCGTACTGAAAGCGGTCATCGAAAAAGGGGCGGCGACGGAAAAGTTGGAAGAAGTATACCGGGAACCGGCCGCCCCCCAGTTGAAAGATACTCCTGCGCCGCTCTCCTTGACGGAGGAACAGCGCCATGCCGTCAATACAGTGACGGCCTCCATGGATAGAGGACAATCGAAAACCTTCCTTCTCCATGGTGTGACGGGCAGCGGGAAAACGGAAGTCTATTTGCAGGCGATCAAGCGGGTGTTGGAAAAAGGGCAGGAAGCGATCGTCCTCGTTCCCGAAATTTCATTGACCCCACAAATGACATCCCGCTTCATCGAGCGATTCGGTTCATTGGTCGCCGTCATGCACAGCGGATTGTCCGCAGGGGAAAAATATGATGAATGGCGGAAAATCAGCCGGGGCGAAGTGAAAGTCGTAGTCGGGGCGAGATCCGCCATTTTCGCCCCTTTTGAGAACTTGGGCATCATCATTCTGGATGAAGAACATGAATCGACCTACAAACAGGAAGAGCCGCCCCGTTACCATGCGAGAGACGTAGCGATCAAACGGGCGGAATATTACGGCTGTCCAGTGATTTTGGGCAGTGCGACGCCTTCCTTGGAATCATACGCCCGGGCATCGAAAGGGGTCTATACTTTATTGAAATTGTCCCATCGCGCCAAGCGGCAGGCGATGCCGACTGTAACGGTCGTCGATATGCGGGAAGAGCTGAAGACCGGGAACCGCTCCATGTTCTCCGTCCCATTGGCGGAAGCGATCCGGCAACGTTTGGAAAGGCGCGAGCAGATCGTCCTGTTTTTAAATAAACGCGGATTTTCGTCATTCGTCCTGTGCAGAGATTGCGGAACAGTGGTCGAATGCCCGAATTGCGATATTTCGCTCACGTACCATCGGGCGCATGAACAGCTGAAATGCCATTATTGCGGTCATGAAGAGCGGGTTCCGCTCCAATGTCCGCAATGTGAAAGTGAACATATCCGCTTTTTCGGGACGGGCACCCAGAAAGCGGAGGAGGAGATTGCGAAGCTGTTCCCCGAAGCCCGTGTCTTGCGGATGGATGTCGATACGACCCGGCAAAAGGGCTCCCATGAGAGATTGCTCCGGCAATTCAGTGAGGGGAAGGCGGATATTCTCCTTGGCACGCAGATGATCGCCAAAGGTCTTGATTTCCCAAGGATCACGCTCGTTGGTGTCCTGGCAGCTGATACGACGCTCCACTTGGCGGATTTCCGAGCGGCGGAAAAGACGTTCCAGTTGATGACGCAAGTGAGCGGTCGGGCGGGGCGCCATGATTTGCCCGGTGAAGTGTTAATCCAGACGTATTCGCCTGAGCATTATGCGATCGATTTATCGAAGACGCAAAAATACGAGCCGTTTTACCAATTGGAGATGACGGCCAGGAAACAGTACGGCTACCCGCCGTTCTATTACATCACCCTTGTGCAATTCAGCCACGAGGACGTATTGAAAGTGGCCGATTTTGCGGATAAAGGGGCGAGGTTCCTGCGGGATAATCTGTCGCCCGAAACGGCCATCATCGGTCCGACCGCCGCCGCAATCAGCCGGGTGAACAATAGATATCGCTATCAATGTTTGATAAAATACAAAAAAGAACCGAAGCTGATCGAAACCTTACAACAGCTCATCAGATATTACCGGACCGATTGGATCAAATCGGGGCTGACGATGACGGTCGACGTAGAACCGACCTCCATCTTTTGACGTCAAATGAAGACACCGGTCTGCCGGAATAATTGTTGTGGACTAGATCTAGAAATGAGGAATTGAATTGGCAATCTTGGAAATTGTGAAACACCCTGCTCCCATCCTTCAACAGAAATGTGAAGAGGTCGTGAAATTTGATAAAGAGCTGGGCAAGTTATTGGACGATATGTATGAAACGATGGTGGCGGCGGACGGAATCGGCTTGGCTGCGCCTCAAGTCGGCAAGGCGGTACGTGTTGCCATCGTCGATATGGGGGAAGGACAAGACGTCATCGAAATGGTGAACCCGGTCGTGACGGCCATCGGCGGATCCGAAATCGAAGTGGAAGGCTGCCTCAGTTTCCCGGGATTGTACGGGGAAGTGGAACGCCCGTTTTTTGTGCGGGTGGAAGCGCAGGAGCGGGACGGCTCCCTCTATGAAATTGAAGCGGAAGACTATGAAGCAAGAGCGATCCTCCATGAAATCGATCATTTGAACGGTATTTTGTTTGATTCGAAAATTATTCGGGTCGTCGATCCTTCCGAATTCGAGGAGGATCCGGCCGATGAAGAGGACGGAGAGGGGGAAGTGCTTTGACGAATATCGTATTCATGGGAACACCGGATTTCTCCGTCCCTGTTTTAACGATGCTACATGACGAAGGGCATACGATTTTGGCTGTCGTGACACAGCCCGATCGTCCGGTCGGAAGAAAAAAAGTACTGACGCCTCCGCCTGTCAAGGAAGAAGCGCTTCGCCTCGGATTGCCGGTGATCCAGCCGGAAAGGTTGAAGGGCTCTACAGAATTGGAGGAAATCATCGCTCTGGCCCCCGACTTGATCGTCACGGCGGCATTCGGCCAACTTTTGCCGAAGGAATTGCTG from Bacillus sp. OxB-1 encodes:
- a CDS encoding dihydroorotate dehydrogenase electron transfer subunit; this translates as MIMQDRMTVTSQQRLAKAIFEIKLTGRLVGEIASPGQFVHIRVSDSFEPLLRRPISIASINREAEEMTLIYRAEGRGTSLLSQKRVGDEVDVLGPLGNGFSVDETAAGETAILIGGGIGVPPLYELSKQLTAKGVNCIHVLGFQSADVVFYEEEFNMLGETYIVTVDGSKGTKGFVTNVMTELPNDFATYYSCGPMPMLDAVQKMYEGKKGFLSFEQRMGCGIGACFACVCQTTEETDKAYIKVCSDGPVFPAGVVAI
- a CDS encoding dihydroorotate dehydrogenase codes for the protein MNRLSVELPGMQLKNPIMPASGCFGFGKEYGQLYDLSKLGAIMIKATTLETRFGNPTPRVAETAAGMLNAIGLQNPGLHGVMENELPWLEQFDVPIIANVAGTETEDYVEVAKTISTAPNVQALELNISCPNVKCGGITFGTDPQQAHDLTAAVKQVSEVPVYVKLSPNVTDVKEIALAVEEAGADAITMINTLVGMRLDQKTGRPIIANLTGGLSGPAVKPVAIRMVYEVSQVVNIPIIGMGGVAEVEDVIDFLSAGASAVAIGTANFVNPFVCPEIIDQLPAKLDELGVDHISELVGRSHRL
- the pyrF gene encoding orotidine-5'-phosphate decarboxylase produces the protein MKTSPIIALDFDSAEKTLAFLKAFEGDLNVKVGMELYYKEGPAIVAKLKEAGYGIFLDLKLHDIPNTVMSAMAVLAGMGVDLVNVHAAGGKRMMEAALEGLDKGTPAGSKRPSLIAVTQLTSTDERQVREEQLIGVPLKESVLHYAKLAKEAGLEGVVCSVHEAGAISDTCGPSFFKVTPGIRMADGGQHDQKRIATPDEAKKAGSTHIVVGRAITGAADPRTAYERVNALWKGTD
- the pyrE gene encoding orotate phosphoribosyltransferase, which produces MEKKDIAKILLNVGAVALSPQDPFTWASGIKSPIYCDNRLTMSDPVGRKQIAEGLANLVRENYPETTVIAGTATAGIPHAAWVADILGLPMVYIRSKAKGHGRSRQIEGKIADTDKAVIIEDLISTGGSSLNAAEALRSEGVEVTGIVSIFTYELQKADEAFASAGLTYNSLTDFGALTEAASESGAISEDSIGELLEWHGKLKQGLLQ
- a CDS encoding flagellar assembly protein A yields the protein MKKAVTVQANTVEEAIQQALDIIGLPVEQVHVEVITNPGRRLMGFRKVMAKVTVTELEAGPTDESYAELAAIVDDVLATDHSGGDNHRPTPIVQSAKSSFGVKLNDGELQFLFDEAQYPVLVPDDSVQLFVNGEQKKEKTVISPTDAVTVTLCDELIPPQYSIQLIEQEMIALLHFTPGKRVRRTLADTDWQAQLHIKAEEEIEYYNNVEPQEIVDELKELGIQQGLLFPAIKKVTAVNKSYELIVAKGTLPVEGTDGDLEVHIQYEEYDPDSEEKVDFREMNAIMNVREGQVIATHIPPVPGTEGRNLLGKPIPVKPVRDIHLRLGKNVKQVGQDIVAAVSGKPSLDWREKLVKIDVHHEFHHPGEVDLESGNIRFEGDVRIGGNVMPSMFVRATGTIYIGGTVTKATVHAIQSAFIRGNVLSSTISVGEQEVVISELVADLKHVVTMMEQIRMAIQQVLIIRGNEEGEINPSEVKRLIYLLMEKKYSRFEELNKRFIQNVKEHADHLTEEWTSIANRFYDAFVNPLKESLEGLAGFGMLIEDAQLLIEIYGAEASPQNELVLPYAINSTLFSNGNIKVTSKGVYHSSLKAKRDITIKGVCRGGEIIAENLITLQETGSETPVKTVVKTGRTGRIKIGLAYAGTEIQVGPRKHIFSKNGHSIVARLNGEDELVLY
- a CDS encoding IclR family transcriptional regulator domain-containing protein; translated protein: MVLLHSPVFSFYHGVRMQDAGFSISHGERTSDAGGVAAPIWDHGTEPATTIGIYFPMSRLDDDKKDPYFGLVKTYAHKISEERKRDGIKHPAHAFSLHP